One Micromonospora sp. WMMD1120 genomic region harbors:
- a CDS encoding DUF5999 family protein translates to MCQHQPTCPSAEATDREAARVLACFPEQGWSLLCNGVIVFEDTGELLPDGSSIAPHRGPARHALVA, encoded by the coding sequence ATGTGCCAGCACCAACCGACCTGTCCCTCCGCCGAAGCCACCGACCGGGAAGCCGCCCGCGTCCTCGCCTGCTTCCCTGAGCAGGGCTGGAGCCTGCTCTGCAACGGTGTCATCGTCTTCGAGGACACCGGCGAGCTGCTTCCCGACGGCAGCAGCATCGCACCTCACCGTGGCCCCGCTCGCCACGCCCTCGTGGCCTGA
- a CDS encoding chorismate-binding protein, with translation MRKVGPYGVETLPQVRGTTSGSAAPVDAPAAPPACRGALTERARLHWHVRDGGDPAALAERFLAAHGIPLHDLTRPAPAHRDTGVCGAALYLSAAAGALLAGAPTTAPEPAPTLPDLAVVVYHHGVTGRSVAGAPTPWWLGPWTESWTPAQHADAVTRVRAAIGRGDVYQTNLVGHAAAPYAGDPLPALRRLGRLPGARYGGVLTGDGWAIGCASPETLVEVTDGQLVTRPIKGTRPATAAGRADLLASAKERAEHIMIVDLERNDLARVAATGTVTVDELFTVRRWCDLWQAESTVRATAADGLGLADLLRATCPGGSVTGAPKRAALTQIGDLEPVGRGASMGALGWVAPGRVDLGLTIRTAATDGHRLHTWAGGGITIDSDPYAEVAEAAAKTAPIRATLAEH, from the coding sequence ATGAGGAAGGTTGGACCATACGGCGTGGAAACGCTCCCACAGGTACGCGGCACGACCAGCGGTTCAGCGGCACCCGTCGATGCGCCCGCCGCCCCGCCCGCCTGCCGCGGCGCGCTGACCGAACGCGCCCGCCTGCACTGGCACGTCCGCGACGGCGGCGACCCGGCCGCCCTCGCCGAGCGGTTCCTCGCCGCGCACGGCATCCCCCTGCACGACCTGACCCGCCCCGCGCCCGCGCACCGCGACACCGGGGTCTGCGGCGCCGCCCTCTACCTCTCCGCCGCCGCCGGGGCGCTGCTGGCCGGCGCCCCCACCACCGCGCCCGAACCCGCGCCGACACTGCCCGACCTCGCCGTCGTCGTCTACCACCACGGCGTCACCGGGCGCAGTGTGGCGGGCGCGCCCACGCCGTGGTGGCTCGGCCCGTGGACGGAGAGCTGGACACCCGCGCAGCACGCCGACGCCGTCACCCGCGTACGCGCCGCCATCGGCCGCGGCGACGTCTACCAGACCAACCTCGTCGGCCACGCCGCCGCCCCGTACGCCGGGGACCCACTGCCCGCCCTGCGCCGCCTCGGCAGGCTCCCCGGCGCCCGCTACGGCGGCGTTCTCACCGGCGACGGCTGGGCCATCGGCTGCGCCTCCCCGGAAACCCTCGTCGAGGTCACCGACGGGCAACTCGTCACCCGCCCCATCAAGGGCACCCGCCCGGCCACCGCCGCCGGCCGCGCCGACCTGCTCGCCAGCGCCAAGGAACGCGCCGAACACATCATGATCGTCGACCTGGAACGCAACGACCTGGCCCGCGTCGCGGCCACCGGCACCGTCACCGTCGACGAACTGTTCACCGTCCGCCGCTGGTGCGACCTCTGGCAGGCCGAGTCGACGGTGCGCGCCACCGCCGCCGACGGCCTCGGCCTCGCCGACCTGCTGCGCGCCACCTGCCCCGGCGGCTCCGTCACCGGCGCCCCGAAACGCGCCGCGCTGACCCAGATCGGCGACCTCGAACCCGTCGGCCGCGGCGCCAGCATGGGCGCCCTCGGCTGGGTCGCCCCCGGCCGCGTCGACCTCGGCCTGACCATCCGCACCGCCGCCACCGACGGCCACCGGCTGCACACCTGGGCCGGCGGCGGCATCACCATCGACAGCGACCCGTACGCCGAGGTCGCCGAAGCCGCCGCGAAGACCGCCCCGATACGCGCCACCCTGGCCGAACACTGA
- a CDS encoding peptide deformylase — MTMRPIRIIGDPVLRTECEPVTTFDAELRGLVTDLMDTLLGAPGRAGVAAPQIGVSARVFVYDADGHRGHLINPTLDLSDEIQDDDEGCLSIPGLYFPTVRALHATAHGVDQHGEPLTITGSGFLARALQHETDHVNGRLYVDTLRGDTRRRALREIRAGRFDSPSRRR; from the coding sequence ATGACCATGCGGCCCATCCGGATCATCGGCGACCCCGTCCTGCGCACCGAATGCGAGCCGGTCACCACCTTCGACGCCGAGCTGCGCGGCCTCGTCACCGACCTGATGGACACCCTGCTCGGCGCGCCCGGCCGCGCCGGCGTCGCCGCGCCGCAGATCGGCGTCAGCGCCCGGGTGTTCGTCTACGACGCCGACGGGCACCGCGGCCACCTGATCAACCCCACCCTGGACCTGTCCGACGAGATCCAGGACGACGACGAGGGCTGCCTGTCCATCCCCGGGCTGTACTTCCCGACCGTGCGGGCCCTGCACGCCACCGCCCACGGCGTCGACCAGCACGGCGAGCCGCTCACCATCACCGGCAGCGGTTTCCTCGCCCGCGCCCTGCAACACGAGACCGACCACGTCAACGGCCGGCTCTACGTCGACACCCTGCGCGGCGACACCCGCCGCCGCGCCCTGCGCGAGATCCGCGCCGGCCGCTTCGACTCACCCAGCCGCCGCCGCTGA
- a CDS encoding GNAT family N-acetyltransferase codes for MVVRAEHDRAVLARLLGRDPVLHAYQLGDLDDFFWPYTSWFRRGEQVVLLYHGADPPTLLAFAAPADTAALRVLLARVAPVLPARLYAHLSPGLVDAVTGVFGVDAGGRHHRMALTDPGRLAGVTPAGVPLGSADLPALRELYARAYPGNWFDERMLDTGQYLGVREGGQLVAVAGVHVYSPAYRVAALGNVTTRPGWRGRGLGAAVVAALCVRLRESVTHVTLNVKADNVAAVRLYERVGFTRVADYDEWTLTAR; via the coding sequence ATGGTGGTGCGCGCGGAGCACGACCGGGCGGTCCTGGCGCGGTTGCTGGGTCGTGATCCGGTGCTGCACGCCTACCAGTTGGGTGACCTGGACGACTTCTTCTGGCCGTACACGTCGTGGTTTCGTCGTGGTGAGCAGGTCGTGTTGCTGTACCACGGTGCGGACCCGCCGACGTTGCTGGCGTTCGCCGCGCCGGCGGACACCGCGGCGCTTCGGGTGTTGCTGGCGCGGGTGGCGCCGGTGCTGCCGGCGCGACTGTACGCGCACCTCTCCCCCGGGCTGGTCGACGCGGTGACTGGGGTGTTCGGCGTCGACGCCGGTGGGCGCCACCACCGGATGGCGTTGACGGACCCGGGCCGGCTGGCGGGGGTGACGCCGGCGGGTGTGCCGCTCGGGTCGGCGGACCTGCCGGCGTTGCGGGAGTTGTACGCGCGGGCGTACCCGGGTAACTGGTTCGACGAGCGGATGCTCGACACCGGGCAGTACCTGGGGGTCCGCGAGGGTGGTCAGCTGGTCGCGGTGGCCGGGGTGCACGTGTACTCGCCGGCGTACCGGGTGGCGGCGTTGGGCAATGTCACGACGCGTCCGGGTTGGCGGGGTCGGGGGTTGGGCGCGGCGGTGGTGGCGGCGCTGTGCGTGCGGCTGCGGGAGAGCGTGACGCACGTGACGTTGAACGTGAAGGCGGACAACGTGGCGGCGGTGCGCCTGTACGAGCGGGTGGGGTTCACCCGGGTCGCCGACTACGACGAGTGGACGTTGACGGCCCGGTAG
- a CDS encoding TSUP family transporter: MDAVSLSTLLAAAAMAGWVDAVVGGGGLLLLPALLVAAPGLPVATALGTNKLAAIFGTATAAATYTRRTTVDWRVAGPAAGVAVLSAGVGAALAGSVPASAYRPVVLVVLVAVAVFVLLRPRLGVVAVPRRRTPVRVATVIAVAGVGIALYDGLIGPGTGTFLVLAFTTLVGADFVHGSAMAKVVNAGTNLGALVVFAVTGHVWWLLGAAMAVCNIAGAVLGARMALRRGAGFVRVVLLVVVLALVAKLGHDQWVAR; the protein is encoded by the coding sequence GTGGACGCCGTATCGCTGAGTACCCTGCTGGCCGCCGCGGCGATGGCCGGGTGGGTGGATGCCGTGGTCGGTGGTGGTGGGTTGTTGCTGCTGCCGGCGTTGCTGGTGGCCGCCCCGGGGTTGCCGGTGGCCACCGCGTTGGGCACGAACAAGTTGGCCGCGATCTTCGGTACGGCCACGGCGGCGGCGACGTACACCCGCAGGACCACTGTCGATTGGCGGGTGGCGGGCCCGGCGGCGGGTGTGGCGGTGCTCAGCGCGGGGGTGGGCGCGGCGTTGGCCGGTTCGGTGCCGGCGTCGGCGTACCGGCCGGTGGTGCTGGTGGTCCTGGTGGCGGTGGCGGTGTTCGTCCTGCTGCGGCCCCGGCTGGGGGTGGTGGCGGTGCCGCGGCGGCGCACGCCGGTGCGGGTGGCGACGGTGATCGCGGTGGCCGGGGTGGGTATCGCCCTGTACGACGGGTTGATCGGGCCGGGCACCGGCACGTTCCTGGTGTTGGCGTTCACCACGTTGGTGGGTGCGGACTTCGTGCACGGTTCGGCGATGGCGAAGGTGGTCAACGCGGGGACGAACCTGGGCGCGCTGGTGGTGTTCGCGGTGACCGGGCACGTGTGGTGGCTGTTGGGAGCGGCGATGGCGGTGTGCAACATCGCCGGGGCGGTGCTGGGGGCGCGGATGGCGTTGCGGCGCGGCGCGGGTTTCGTGCGGGTGGTGCTGCTGGTCGTGGTGTTGGCCCTGGTGGCGAAGCTGGGTCACGACCAGTGGGTGGCGCGCTGA
- a CDS encoding endonuclease/exonuclease/phosphatase family protein: MRLATFNVLHGRSLADGLVDPDRLTTAIAALDADVLALQEVDRDQHRSGNLDLTSVAARALDAPQHRFAAAVVGTPGEQFRPLRHDDDGHGEPCYGIGLISRHPVRSWHVTRLKPAPVRSPVYVPGPRGGLILLEDEPRVVLAAVLDTPHGPLTVAATHLSFVPGWNARQLRQTVRALRALPAPRVLLGDLNLPAGAARLVSGWHPLGRHPTYPAGQPRVQLDHILADRHALDQLPPVRAVTAPVSTISDHRPLLVDLG, translated from the coding sequence GTGCGCCTGGCCACCTTCAACGTGCTGCACGGACGATCCCTCGCCGACGGGCTCGTCGACCCCGACCGGCTCACCACCGCCATCGCCGCCCTCGACGCCGACGTGCTCGCCCTGCAGGAAGTCGACCGCGACCAACACCGCAGCGGCAACCTCGACCTCACCTCCGTCGCCGCCCGCGCCCTCGACGCACCGCAGCACCGCTTCGCCGCCGCCGTCGTCGGCACCCCCGGCGAACAGTTCCGCCCCCTGCGCCACGACGACGACGGCCACGGCGAACCCTGCTACGGCATCGGACTGATCAGCCGACACCCCGTACGCAGCTGGCACGTCACCCGACTCAAACCGGCGCCCGTACGCTCACCGGTCTACGTCCCCGGCCCCCGCGGCGGCCTCATCCTCCTCGAGGACGAACCCCGCGTCGTCCTCGCAGCCGTCCTGGACACCCCGCACGGCCCGCTCACCGTCGCCGCGACCCACCTGTCCTTCGTCCCCGGCTGGAACGCCCGCCAACTCCGCCAGACCGTCCGCGCCCTGCGCGCGCTACCCGCCCCCCGCGTCCTGCTCGGCGACCTCAACCTGCCCGCCGGCGCGGCCCGGCTCGTCTCCGGCTGGCACCCCCTGGGCCGACACCCCACCTACCCCGCCGGACAACCACGCGTCCAACTCGACCACATCCTCGCCGACCGGCACGCCCTCGACCAGCTACCACCGGTCCGCGCCGTCACCGCGCCGGTGTCCACCATCTCCGACCACCGGCCCCTGCTGGTCGACCTCGGCTGA
- a CDS encoding M14 family zinc carboxypeptidase — MRRQRPTAIAVSTLIAVTLTTAPTPANAAPADQVSALTVRQADGYATLAWQPVDGATDYQIERTPVDATDTPTGAPTIVGIWRPNRQINPHAPTFADAGFHPGDTFRWRVRARTDTTEHPYSDPVTATTTAPWGNPDTPGQQLRTQWETTHAAQYTSDTDEYAYTAAIDALSDRVRVVELGRTVQNRPINMLLIGHPTPPATPQAVAATAPVAINCNVHGNEPGDREACLIMARQLAFSTDPRVTDLLSHTTVLIVPTINGDGRAANTRGNSTGQDLNRDYSLIRQPETTAYIRMVRDYRPVAGYDGHEFGNSRAGDLPMLPPRHQNVAQPIFDQSQDMIEGHMYAKGAEAGWWPCPYGCEGGGNVGLSEETILRNTLGLKNVTNSLLELRSAGGQTRPDEGNTANNRRRKTYSALWTFHQFLDYHRADRAAILTARAQAIELQAANTGRLVFRGSRPIPAHPAPHPGDSPPPLDAPPANLILDNPPCAYKLTDAQYHGTRTDGPAGVGTTVAQRIAAHGWKVITTPDGHYVPLNQPERGLIPLLLDPTGVEKLTDGERVYPTVTGRRNRTLTVTGFTCAANATINGPVTVRPGAALVTTATTINGPLATTGAAGILLAASTVYGPTRITDTTDAISLIDVTVAGPLDLSTNTTGTDTPVLAGTTIRGPLACAGNNPAPTNLGITNTVHGPRTTECAAL; from the coding sequence ATGAGACGCCAGCGACCCACCGCCATCGCCGTGTCCACCCTCATCGCCGTCACCCTCACCACCGCGCCCACCCCCGCCAACGCCGCACCAGCCGACCAGGTCAGCGCCCTCACCGTCCGCCAGGCCGACGGCTACGCCACCCTCGCCTGGCAACCCGTCGACGGCGCCACCGACTACCAGATCGAACGCACCCCCGTCGACGCCACCGACACCCCCACCGGCGCGCCCACCATCGTCGGCATCTGGCGCCCCAACCGCCAGATCAACCCACACGCCCCCACCTTCGCCGACGCCGGCTTCCACCCCGGCGACACCTTCCGATGGCGCGTACGCGCCCGCACCGACACCACCGAACACCCCTACTCCGACCCCGTCACCGCCACCACCACCGCACCCTGGGGCAACCCCGACACCCCCGGCCAACAGCTACGCACCCAGTGGGAGACCACCCACGCCGCGCAATACACCAGCGACACCGACGAGTACGCCTACACCGCCGCCATCGACGCCCTCAGCGACCGCGTCCGCGTCGTCGAACTCGGCCGCACCGTCCAGAACCGACCCATCAACATGCTCCTCATCGGCCACCCCACCCCACCGGCCACCCCGCAGGCCGTCGCCGCCACCGCCCCCGTCGCCATCAACTGCAACGTGCACGGCAACGAACCCGGCGACCGCGAAGCCTGCCTCATCATGGCCCGCCAACTCGCCTTCAGCACCGACCCCCGCGTCACCGACCTGCTCAGCCACACCACAGTCCTGATCGTCCCCACCATCAACGGAGACGGCCGCGCCGCCAACACCCGCGGCAACTCCACCGGCCAGGACCTCAACCGCGACTACTCCCTGATCCGCCAACCCGAAACCACCGCGTACATCAGGATGGTCCGCGACTACCGACCCGTCGCCGGCTACGACGGCCACGAATTCGGCAACTCCCGCGCCGGCGACCTGCCCATGCTGCCGCCCCGACACCAGAACGTCGCCCAACCCATCTTCGACCAGTCCCAGGACATGATCGAAGGCCACATGTACGCCAAGGGCGCCGAAGCCGGCTGGTGGCCCTGCCCCTACGGCTGCGAAGGCGGCGGCAACGTCGGCCTCAGCGAGGAAACCATCCTGCGCAACACCCTCGGCCTCAAGAACGTCACCAACTCCCTGCTCGAACTGCGCAGCGCCGGCGGCCAGACCCGCCCCGACGAGGGCAACACCGCCAACAACCGCCGCCGCAAGACCTACTCCGCCCTCTGGACCTTCCACCAGTTCCTCGACTACCACCGCGCCGACCGCGCCGCCATCCTCACCGCCCGCGCCCAGGCCATCGAACTCCAGGCCGCCAACACCGGCCGACTGGTCTTCCGCGGCTCCCGACCCATCCCCGCCCACCCGGCACCCCACCCCGGCGACAGCCCACCACCGCTCGACGCGCCCCCCGCCAACCTCATCCTCGACAACCCACCCTGCGCCTACAAACTCACCGACGCCCAGTACCACGGCACCCGCACCGACGGACCCGCCGGCGTCGGCACCACCGTCGCCCAGCGCATCGCCGCCCACGGCTGGAAGGTCATCACCACACCCGACGGCCACTACGTGCCCCTCAACCAACCCGAACGCGGCCTCATCCCGCTGCTGCTCGACCCCACCGGCGTCGAAAAGCTCACCGACGGCGAACGCGTCTATCCCACAGTCACCGGCCGCCGCAACCGAACCTTGACCGTCACCGGCTTCACCTGCGCCGCGAACGCCACCATCAACGGCCCGGTCACCGTCCGCCCCGGCGCGGCACTCGTCACCACCGCCACGACGATCAACGGCCCGCTCGCCACCACCGGCGCCGCCGGCATCCTCCTCGCCGCCAGCACCGTCTACGGCCCGACCCGCATCACCGACACCACCGACGCGATCTCCCTCATCGACGTCACCGTCGCCGGACCGCTCGACCTGTCCACGAACACCACCGGCACCGACACCCCGGTGCTGGCCGGCACCACCATCCGCGGCCCCCTCGCCTGCGCCGGCAACAACCCCGCACCGACCAACCTCGGCATCACCAACACCGTGCACGGCCCCCGCACCACCGAGTGCGCGGCACTGTGA
- a CDS encoding NAD-dependent protein deacetylase, producing the protein MTESLAELTSLVAAGGVVVLSGAGLSTESGIPDYRGPSGVARRHTPMTYQAFTTDPLARRRYWARSHLGWRLIARAAPNAGHRAVAALQTAGLVDTVITQNVDGLHQAAGSTSVIELHGRLDEVTCLDCGNATSREELDRRLREANPGFVASVAAVNPDGDVDLADEQVAAFRVVDCGICGTGMLKPDVVFFGETVPPARVARCFAAVEQARSVLVLGSSLTVMSGRRFVIRAAKRGIPVAIVNQGPTRGDGHATVCVDAPLGMVLPQVAARLAVPQASVAAAGV; encoded by the coding sequence CTGTCCACCGAGTCGGGCATCCCGGACTACCGGGGGCCCAGCGGGGTGGCGCGGCGGCACACCCCGATGACGTACCAGGCGTTCACCACCGATCCGCTCGCGCGGCGGCGCTACTGGGCGCGCAGCCACCTGGGGTGGCGGCTGATCGCGCGCGCCGCGCCCAACGCCGGGCACCGGGCGGTGGCGGCATTGCAGACGGCGGGCCTGGTCGACACGGTGATCACGCAGAACGTCGACGGTCTGCACCAGGCGGCGGGCAGCACGTCGGTGATCGAGTTGCACGGCCGCCTGGACGAGGTGACCTGCCTGGACTGCGGGAACGCCACCTCGCGGGAGGAGTTGGACCGGCGGTTGCGCGAGGCCAACCCGGGCTTCGTGGCGTCCGTCGCCGCGGTGAACCCGGATGGTGACGTGGATCTCGCCGACGAGCAGGTGGCGGCGTTCCGGGTCGTCGACTGCGGGATCTGCGGCACCGGGATGCTCAAACCGGACGTGGTGTTCTTCGGTGAGACGGTGCCGCCGGCGCGGGTGGCGCGGTGTTTCGCCGCCGTGGAGCAGGCCCGGTCGGTGCTGGTGCTCGGGTCGTCGTTGACGGTGATGTCCGGGCGTCGGTTCGTGATCCGGGCGGCGAAACGGGGCATCCCGGTCGCGATCGTCAACCAGGGGCCGACCCGCGGTGACGGGCACGCCACGGTGTGCGTCGACGCCCCGTTGGGGATGGTGCTGCCGCAGGTGGCGGCCCGGCTGGCGGTGCCGCAGGCGTCGGTCGCCGCGGCGGGTGTGTGA
- the gcvP gene encoding aminomethyl-transferring glycine dehydrogenase, which translates to MTAEQFATRHIGPGPDDERRMLQVVGHDSIDELMDAAIPEVIRWHGTLDLPDPATEAQAIAELRSLAARNTVAVSMIGLGYHGTHTPAVIRRNVLEDPAWYTAYTPYQPEISQGRLEALLNFQTMVTDLTGLATANASMLDEGTAAAEAMTLARRASRSKSPVYVVDADALPQTIAVITSRAVPLGIDVRVVDVRRDELPAEFFGLHLQYPGASGAVRDDAGLVEAAHAVGALVTVAADLLALTVLRAPGQIGADIAAGTTQRFGVPMGFGGPHAGYLAVRSGLERMLPGRLVGVSRDADGNPAYRLALQTREQHIRREKATSNICTAQVLLAVMAGMYAVYHGPDGLRDIATRTHAMAARLAAGLRAGGVDVADVAFFDTVSASVPGRAAAVVAAAAGRGVNLRLVDADRVGISCDETTTEEHLRLVWEAFGVPAFDGDVDVALPAGLRRTTDFLTHPVFRGHHSETAMLRYLRRLSDFDYALDRGMIPLGSCTMKLNATTEMEPISWAEFAHIHPFAPAEQTVGYREMIGQLESWLAEVTGYDAVSVQPNAGSQGELAGLLAIRSWHASRGETHRDVCLIPSSAHGTNAASAVMAGMRVVVVACDDDGNVDLVDLDAKIDKHRDALAAIMVTYPSTHGVYETGIASLCAKVHDAGGQVYVDGANLNALVGFAKPGKFGADVSHLNLHKTFCIPHGGGGPGVGPVAVRAHLAPFLPGDPLGAHADATPAISAARYGSAGILPIPWAYLRMMGAEGLTRATGVAVLAANYVAARLRGHFDVLYTGNKGLVAHECILDLRPLTKATGVSVDDVAKRLIDYGFHAPTMSFPVAGTLMVEPTESEDLAELDRFCDAMIAIRAEIDQVGSGQWPAGDNPLANAPHTAAMVSGDEWPHPYPRSVGAYPAGVDRAGKYWPPVRRIDGAYGDRNLVCSCPSPEAFED; encoded by the coding sequence ATGACCGCAGAACAGTTCGCCACCCGTCACATCGGTCCCGGTCCCGACGACGAGCGTCGGATGTTGCAGGTCGTCGGGCACGACTCGATCGACGAGCTGATGGACGCGGCGATCCCCGAGGTGATCCGCTGGCACGGCACCCTCGACCTGCCCGACCCGGCGACCGAGGCGCAGGCCATCGCCGAGCTGCGGTCCCTGGCGGCGCGCAACACCGTCGCCGTGTCGATGATCGGCCTGGGCTACCACGGCACGCACACCCCGGCGGTGATCCGCCGTAACGTGCTGGAGGACCCGGCGTGGTACACGGCGTACACGCCGTACCAGCCGGAGATCAGCCAGGGTCGGCTGGAGGCGCTGCTGAACTTCCAGACCATGGTCACCGACCTGACCGGTCTGGCGACCGCGAACGCGTCGATGCTCGACGAGGGCACCGCGGCGGCGGAGGCCATGACCCTGGCGCGGCGGGCGTCCAGGAGCAAGAGCCCGGTGTACGTCGTCGACGCCGACGCCCTGCCGCAGACCATCGCGGTGATCACCAGCCGGGCGGTGCCGCTCGGTATCGACGTGCGGGTCGTCGACGTGCGGCGCGACGAGTTGCCGGCGGAGTTCTTCGGCCTGCACCTGCAGTACCCGGGGGCGTCCGGGGCGGTGCGCGACGACGCGGGGCTCGTCGAGGCGGCCCACGCCGTGGGAGCGCTGGTGACCGTCGCGGCGGACCTGCTGGCGTTGACGGTGCTGCGGGCGCCGGGGCAGATCGGCGCGGACATCGCCGCCGGCACCACCCAGCGGTTCGGCGTACCGATGGGCTTCGGTGGGCCGCACGCCGGTTACCTGGCGGTGCGCTCGGGCCTGGAGCGGATGCTGCCCGGGCGTCTGGTCGGGGTGTCGCGCGACGCGGACGGCAACCCGGCGTACCGGCTGGCGTTGCAGACCCGTGAGCAGCACATCCGGCGGGAGAAGGCGACGAGCAACATCTGCACCGCGCAGGTGCTGCTGGCGGTGATGGCCGGCATGTACGCCGTCTACCACGGCCCGGACGGGCTGCGGGACATCGCGACGCGTACCCATGCGATGGCGGCGCGGCTCGCGGCCGGGCTGCGCGCCGGTGGGGTGGACGTCGCGGACGTGGCGTTCTTCGACACCGTCTCGGCGAGCGTGCCGGGGCGGGCGGCGGCGGTCGTCGCGGCGGCCGCCGGGCGGGGCGTGAACCTGCGGCTGGTCGACGCCGACCGGGTGGGGATCTCCTGCGACGAGACGACCACCGAGGAGCACCTGCGCCTGGTGTGGGAGGCGTTCGGGGTGCCGGCGTTCGACGGGGACGTGGACGTGGCGCTGCCGGCCGGGTTGCGTCGCACGACGGACTTTTTGACCCACCCGGTGTTCCGCGGCCACCACTCGGAGACGGCGATGCTGCGCTACCTGCGGCGGTTGTCGGACTTCGACTACGCGCTGGACCGGGGGATGATCCCGCTGGGGTCGTGCACGATGAAGCTGAACGCGACCACCGAGATGGAGCCGATCAGCTGGGCGGAGTTCGCCCACATCCACCCGTTCGCGCCCGCGGAGCAGACCGTCGGGTACCGGGAGATGATCGGCCAGTTGGAGTCGTGGCTGGCGGAGGTGACCGGCTACGACGCGGTCAGCGTGCAACCCAACGCGGGGTCGCAGGGCGAGCTGGCGGGGTTGCTGGCGATCCGCTCCTGGCACGCGTCGCGGGGGGAGACGCACCGCGACGTGTGCCTGATCCCGTCGTCGGCGCACGGCACGAACGCGGCGTCGGCGGTGATGGCCGGCATGCGGGTCGTCGTGGTGGCCTGCGACGACGACGGCAACGTCGACCTGGTCGACCTGGACGCGAAGATCGACAAGCACCGGGACGCGCTCGCGGCGATCATGGTGACGTACCCGTCGACGCACGGGGTGTACGAGACGGGCATCGCGTCGCTGTGCGCGAAGGTCCACGACGCGGGCGGGCAGGTGTACGTCGACGGGGCGAACCTCAACGCGCTGGTCGGGTTCGCGAAGCCGGGTAAGTTCGGCGCTGACGTGTCGCACCTGAACCTGCACAAGACGTTCTGCATTCCGCACGGCGGAGGCGGCCCGGGTGTCGGTCCGGTGGCGGTGCGCGCGCACCTGGCGCCGTTCCTGCCCGGTGACCCTCTCGGCGCGCACGCCGACGCGACGCCGGCGATCTCGGCGGCGAGGTACGGGTCGGCGGGGATCCTGCCGATCCCGTGGGCGTACCTGCGGATGATGGGCGCCGAAGGGCTGACCCGGGCGACCGGGGTGGCGGTCCTCGCGGCCAACTACGTGGCGGCGCGGCTGCGGGGGCACTTCGACGTGCTGTACACCGGCAACAAGGGCCTGGTGGCGCACGAGTGCATCCTCGACCTGCGGCCGTTGACGAAGGCGACCGGGGTGAGCGTCGACGACGTGGCCAAGCGGCTGATCGACTACGGGTTCCACGCGCCGACGATGTCGTTCCCGGTGGCGGGGACGCTGATGGTGGAGCCGACCGAGAGCGAGGACCTGGCCGAGCTGGACCGGTTCTGCGACGCGATGATCGCGATCCGCGCGGAGATCGACCAGGTCGGCTCGGGGCAGTGGCCGGCGGGGGACAACCCCCTCGCGAACGCGCCGCACACCGCGGCGATGGTCAGCGGTGACGAGTGGCCGCACCCGTACCCGCGGTCGGTGGGCGCGTACCCGGCCGGGGTGGACCGGGCCGGGAAGTACTGGCCGCCGGTGCGGCGCATCGACGGCGCGTACGGCGACCGGAACCTGGTCTGCTCGTGCCCGTCGCCGGAGGCGTTCGAGGACTGA